Proteins encoded in a region of the Solanum dulcamara chromosome 9, daSolDulc1.2, whole genome shotgun sequence genome:
- the LOC129902871 gene encoding zinc-finger homeodomain protein 2-like — translation MEFDEEQEQEIGVAGAENYQTGNNTGREEGVSTTSIVRKSNVRYRECLKNHAVGIGGHALDGCGEFMPAGEEGTMDALKCAACNCHRNFHRKEAEGEVFHHTPPPHLTHHHHHHPQFSPFSSYRTTHHPSGYLHVNPPLHQRPLALPSTSRDDEDMSNPSSSGGGGGGGSGGLGDSRKRFRTKFTGDQKDKMLAFAERLGWRMQKQDEALVQQFCAETNVKRHVFKVWMHNNKHTLGKKP, via the exons ATGGAATTTGATGAAGAGCAAGAACAGGAAATTGGTGTTGCAGGAGCAGAAAATTACCAAACGGGTAACAATACTGGAAGAGAAGAAGGGGTTTCCACTACTAGTATTGTCAGAAAAAGTAATGTTAGGTATAGAGAGTGTTTGAAGAATCACGCGGTCGGCATAGGTGGCCACGCCCTTGATGGATGTGGCGAATTTATGCCGGCCGGTGAAGAAG GTACTATGGATGCGCTTAAATGTGCGGCTTGCAATTGCCACCGAAATTTCCACCGTAAGGAAGCAGAAGGTGAGGTGTTCCATCATACCCCACCACCCCACCTCACGCATCACCATCATCATCACCCCCAATTTTCACCTTTTTCTTCGTATCGAACCACCCATCACCCGTCTGGGTACTTACACGTTAACCCACCTCTACATCAGCGCCCTTTGGCCCTGCCATCTACTTCTAGGGACGACGAAGATATGTCGAATCCTAGTAGTAGCGGTggaggtgggggtggggggagtGGTGGGCTAGGTGATTCAAGAAAGAGGTTTAGGACAAAGTTCACCGGAGACCAAAAGGATAAAATGTTGGCATTTGCGGAAAGATTGGGGTGGCGTATGCAAAAGCAAGATGAGGCATTAGTGCAGCAGTTTTGTGCAGAGACAAATGTCAAGCGACATGTTTTCAAAGTTTGGATGCACAACAACAAGCACACTCTTGGTAAAAAACCCTAA